Proteins from a genomic interval of Blastopirellula marina:
- a CDS encoding DUF1559 domain-containing protein: MFGHARRFAFTLVELLVVIAIIGVLVALLLPAVQQAREAARRTECRNNLKQIALASITFHDTFGSFQPGDVSADGNCGLSNSYQYNSGVSSLGVLLPYVEQDNLYNQMDSWKSVEHRKAGKKGTASWCYGYEGGYMYHWNYSSNPGTKAASKIPVNAFTCPSDTFRGDKAYLHLQAWCKDGGSEGSKCSASGSSYDFSGYVGNTQDYALTSYLPVGGYLGRLDNTNGAWAGIFGGWSQTRIRDVTDGTSNTLLYGETTGGDTLNFTWMGAGAFNSAWGLENPRSADWYHNSSEHPGGVQFAMADGSVQFIPITIDYTTYIGLAGLADGIVVGGY, translated from the coding sequence ATGTTTGGTCATGCGCGACGTTTCGCGTTCACTTTGGTCGAGTTGTTGGTGGTGATCGCTATTATCGGCGTTTTGGTGGCTCTGTTATTGCCAGCGGTCCAGCAAGCGCGAGAAGCAGCACGACGAACAGAATGCCGAAACAATCTAAAGCAAATTGCGCTCGCTTCGATTACATTTCACGACACGTTCGGCTCGTTTCAACCTGGCGACGTCTCGGCAGATGGCAATTGCGGGCTATCTAATTCGTACCAATACAACAGTGGTGTAAGCTCGCTGGGTGTCTTATTGCCATATGTTGAGCAAGATAATCTCTACAACCAAATGGACTCGTGGAAGTCTGTCGAGCACCGCAAGGCAGGAAAAAAGGGAACCGCTTCCTGGTGTTATGGCTACGAGGGAGGTTATATGTACCACTGGAACTACAGTTCGAACCCAGGAACAAAAGCCGCGTCGAAAATACCAGTCAATGCATTTACCTGTCCCTCGGATACGTTCCGGGGTGATAAAGCCTATCTGCACTTGCAGGCCTGGTGCAAAGATGGCGGTTCGGAAGGATCGAAGTGCTCGGCCTCGGGTAGTTCGTATGACTTCTCAGGCTACGTCGGCAACACACAAGATTATGCATTGACCAGTTACTTGCCGGTTGGCGGATATCTCGGGAGGCTCGATAATACCAATGGCGCGTGGGCTGGGATTTTTGGTGGTTGGTCACAAACCAGGATACGAGATGTTACTGACGGAACGAGTAACACGTTGCTCTATGGAGAAACAACGGGAGGAGATACGTTGAATTTCACATGGATGGGGGCCGGAGCTTTTAACAGTGCCTGGGGATTGGAAAACCCACGCAGTGCAGATTGGTATCACAATTCTTCAGAGCATCCTGGAGGTGTGCAGTTTGCCATGGCGGATGGTTCGGTTCAGTTTATTCCAATCACTATCGACTACACGACATATATCGGTTTGGCAGGCTTGGCAGATGGCATCGTCGTAGGAGGCTACTAG
- a CDS encoding YifB family Mg chelatase-like AAA ATPase produces MLAQLRTYSMAGIDAIPVEVEVDVSPTALPKTVLVGLPEAAVKESVHRIERAIVNSGFFCPRDRVVINLAPAELPKNAASFDLPITLGILLGSGQLESDRLSEYAIVGELALDGSTRPIRGILSKAMESEKQKLRGIIVPAENAREAAVVEGIEVIPVASLTEAVGFLSGQLDIEPVPPQIHALLEENSTYEVDFADVRGQELAKRAATIAAAGMHNILLVGPPGSGKTMVAKRVRTILPELTPIESVETTRIYSATGRLATNQPLLATRPFRSPHHTISEAGLVGGGSNPAPGEISLSHNGILFLDELPEFNRRTLELMRQPLEDRQVTISRALRSVTFPADFMLVAAMNPCPCGFRNDPRRDCRCTVPQVEKYVGKISGPLLDRIDIQIEVPAVPYQELASQTDGTSSSELKEMVIAARKIQTRRFVGSRTRYNAQMSSREVRKFCHVEEDAAALMKQSISNFGLSARAYDKILRLARTIADLETATMISADHVCEAINYRMLDRSLVG; encoded by the coding sequence ATGCTGGCTCAACTACGCACCTACTCGATGGCCGGCATCGATGCGATTCCCGTGGAGGTGGAAGTCGACGTTTCCCCCACTGCCTTGCCCAAGACGGTGCTGGTCGGCCTGCCGGAAGCGGCCGTGAAAGAAAGCGTCCACCGCATCGAGCGGGCGATCGTCAACAGCGGCTTCTTCTGCCCTCGTGATCGCGTAGTGATTAACCTTGCCCCGGCTGAACTCCCCAAGAACGCCGCCTCGTTCGATCTGCCCATCACGCTTGGCATTCTGCTGGGCAGCGGGCAACTCGAAAGTGATCGCCTCAGCGAATACGCAATCGTCGGCGAACTGGCCCTCGATGGCAGCACACGTCCGATCCGCGGCATTCTCTCCAAGGCGATGGAAAGCGAAAAGCAGAAGTTGCGCGGCATTATTGTACCGGCGGAAAATGCCCGGGAAGCGGCCGTGGTGGAAGGAATCGAGGTCATCCCGGTCGCCAGCCTGACCGAAGCGGTCGGCTTTCTTTCCGGTCAACTCGATATTGAACCGGTCCCACCCCAGATCCACGCTCTGCTCGAAGAGAACTCGACCTATGAAGTCGACTTCGCCGACGTCCGCGGGCAGGAACTCGCCAAGCGAGCCGCCACCATCGCCGCGGCTGGCATGCACAATATTTTGCTCGTCGGTCCGCCCGGTTCCGGTAAAACGATGGTCGCCAAGCGGGTCCGGACCATCCTGCCGGAACTAACGCCGATTGAATCGGTCGAGACAACACGGATCTACAGCGCCACCGGTCGCCTGGCCACCAATCAGCCGCTGCTGGCAACGCGGCCGTTTCGTTCGCCGCATCATACAATATCAGAGGCAGGCCTGGTGGGGGGTGGCAGCAATCCGGCCCCTGGCGAGATTAGTCTTTCGCACAACGGAATTTTGTTCCTCGACGAGCTGCCGGAGTTCAATCGCCGCACGCTCGAACTAATGCGGCAGCCGCTGGAAGATCGCCAGGTCACCATCAGCCGGGCCCTGCGAAGCGTCACTTTTCCGGCCGACTTCATGCTGGTCGCGGCGATGAACCCCTGCCCTTGCGGCTTCCGCAACGACCCTCGCCGAGACTGCCGCTGCACCGTTCCGCAGGTCGAAAAGTACGTAGGAAAGATATCGGGGCCACTTCTCGACCGTATCGATATCCAGATCGAAGTCCCTGCGGTTCCCTACCAGGAACTGGCCAGCCAGACCGACGGCACCAGCAGTAGCGAGCTGAAAGAGATGGTGATCGCGGCCCGCAAAATCCAAACCCGCCGCTTCGTCGGCAGCCGTACCCGCTACAACGCCCAGATGAGCAGCCGCGAAGTCCGCAAGTTCTGCCACGTGGAAGAAGACGCCGCTGCCTTGATGAAACAAAGCATCAGCAACTTCGGCCTGAGTGCCAGGGCCTACGACAAGATCTTACGCCTGGCCCGAACGATCGCCGACCTGGAAACAGCGACGATGATTTCAGCCGATCATGTATGCGAGGCGATCAACTATCGGATGCTGGACCGGAGTCTGGTGGGGTAG
- a CDS encoding MauE/DoxX family redox-associated membrane protein, whose translation MPAATQRETTDISQVAQPLVLGLPPMRYALLMVAVVAQAATILITWPLWQVRDTPVHMPLIDLPQISFGGWLLVTLIVVLGRPRMGLAVHAASLLLSFVFDQYRTQPQVIANAVLMLAAVESVGPVIVRWFLASLWLWAGTHKLLSPDWFSFGSWYMVKSLHVDPEDFQMLFAYGVSLGEIAVGLLAIFRPRWAAIPCVLMHGGIVAFLSPLFYNHNFSVIPWNLATATIGCWVMWNAPSNRPQFRWEWITAALLLVYPAGFYLGLVDHGIASVLYSNHLPEGMVTTHEGSKRIDGWGDLCVPFPNERRLLTLYFQRSSRPGDKLHLSEPRPWLGDRYYVLDSEGNLVEQTREQFVHGSNDELFGMEVESRRVRFLLARAGVKMLRREEQSTVYAVEIPPKRYRPELLEMLAGLPNLEQINLAGCEVTDEDLKRLPLLPKLVGIGLTDTPVTNAAIKTLLKQPQLQVIEYQQSNMTLDAILEFERKRPVD comes from the coding sequence ATGCCTGCGGCCACCCAGAGAGAAACTACCGACATCTCGCAAGTAGCTCAGCCACTGGTGCTGGGGCTGCCGCCGATGCGTTATGCCTTGCTGATGGTAGCCGTGGTGGCCCAGGCCGCGACGATCTTAATCACGTGGCCCCTGTGGCAGGTTCGCGATACGCCGGTTCACATGCCGCTGATCGATCTGCCGCAGATCTCCTTCGGCGGGTGGCTTCTGGTAACGTTGATTGTTGTGCTGGGTCGACCACGCATGGGGCTGGCCGTTCATGCGGCTTCGCTGCTGCTGTCGTTCGTCTTCGATCAATATCGCACGCAGCCGCAGGTCATTGCCAATGCCGTTCTGATGCTGGCAGCGGTGGAAAGTGTGGGCCCGGTCATTGTGCGGTGGTTTCTGGCGTCGTTATGGCTCTGGGCAGGGACGCATAAGCTCTTGTCGCCAGACTGGTTTTCGTTCGGCTCGTGGTACATGGTGAAGTCGCTGCACGTGGATCCGGAAGACTTCCAGATGCTATTTGCCTACGGAGTTTCGTTGGGAGAGATCGCCGTCGGACTGCTGGCCATCTTCCGACCCCGCTGGGCGGCGATACCGTGCGTGCTGATGCATGGGGGGATCGTCGCGTTTCTTTCCCCCTTGTTTTACAACCATAACTTCAGCGTGATCCCCTGGAACCTGGCTACAGCGACGATCGGCTGCTGGGTGATGTGGAACGCACCAAGCAATCGTCCGCAGTTTCGCTGGGAATGGATTACCGCTGCGTTACTACTGGTCTACCCTGCCGGGTTTTACCTGGGGCTGGTCGATCATGGGATTGCCAGCGTGCTTTACTCGAATCATCTACCGGAAGGCATGGTCACGACGCACGAAGGATCCAAAAGAATCGACGGATGGGGAGACCTATGCGTGCCGTTTCCCAACGAGCGGCGTCTGCTGACGTTGTACTTTCAGCGTTCGTCACGGCCGGGCGATAAGCTTCATCTGTCGGAACCGCGGCCCTGGCTGGGGGACCGATACTATGTACTGGATAGCGAGGGAAACTTGGTCGAGCAGACTCGCGAGCAGTTCGTGCACGGGAGCAACGACGAACTGTTCGGCATGGAAGTCGAGAGCCGCCGGGTTCGTTTTCTGCTGGCTCGGGCCGGCGTGAAGATGCTTCGTCGAGAAGAGCAAAGCACGGTCTATGCGGTCGAGATTCCCCCGAAACGCTATCGCCCGGAACTGTTGGAAATGCTGGCCGGCCTGCCGAATCTCGAGCAGATCAACCTGGCTGGGTGCGAAGTGACCGACGAAGACCTGAAGCGCCTGCCACTATTGCCGAAGCTGGTCGGGATTGGGCTAACCGATACACCGGTGACCAACGCTGCGATTAAGACGCTTCTCAAGCAGCCACAATTGCAGGTCATCGAATACCAGCAATCGAACATGACGCTCGACGCGATCCTGGAGTTCGAGCGGAAACGCCCGGTCGATTAG
- a CDS encoding DUF1501 domain-containing protein has product MKRFQHLLGPEGCGSLGHFSRRTLLGAGAGLAWLTPLSQLLAASSEEKSSSGRPKSVIVLWMQGGPSQLETWDPHPGKMIGGDTKAIDTSVQGLQIADTMPRTAEVMHEMSLLRCVTSKEGDHERATYNMQTGYRPDPTLIHPSIGAILCHELSAEGVEIPRHVSIFPSAFPSRGGFLGNQYDAFKMYDPTGPLPDLPKRVPEDRFQARLGDLDILESSFAQGRRFDLEKNKTLHRKTVDRATTMMTSDQIDAFNIDGVPTEIKEQFGDTPFGRGCLCATQLIETGVRCVQVTLNGWDTHANNHELQSARAGDLDAALSATIKHLKERDRLEDTIVLCGGEFGRTPKINPAAGRDHWPHGFSVALAGGGIRKGVVLGETDPEGEKITPETKHAVRVEDIHATIHHALGINIDKDYQTPIGRPMAICQGTAISEIIADA; this is encoded by the coding sequence ATGAAACGCTTTCAACATCTTCTCGGCCCCGAAGGTTGTGGTTCGCTCGGTCACTTCAGCCGCCGTACTCTGCTGGGTGCCGGTGCCGGCCTGGCCTGGCTCACACCTCTTTCGCAGCTATTGGCCGCTTCGTCTGAAGAGAAGTCGAGCAGCGGTCGGCCAAAGTCGGTCATCGTCCTTTGGATGCAAGGAGGTCCCAGCCAATTGGAAACATGGGATCCACACCCCGGCAAGATGATCGGGGGCGATACCAAGGCAATCGACACTTCGGTACAAGGACTGCAAATCGCCGACACGATGCCCCGCACGGCGGAGGTGATGCACGAGATGTCCCTGCTTCGCTGCGTGACCAGCAAAGAAGGTGACCACGAGCGGGCCACCTACAACATGCAGACCGGCTATCGGCCTGACCCGACGCTCATTCACCCATCGATCGGGGCGATCCTTTGTCACGAGCTTTCGGCCGAAGGGGTTGAGATCCCGCGTCATGTTTCGATCTTCCCCTCGGCGTTCCCGTCGCGCGGCGGCTTCCTGGGCAACCAGTACGACGCGTTCAAGATGTACGATCCCACCGGCCCGCTGCCAGATCTGCCCAAGCGTGTCCCGGAAGATCGCTTCCAGGCCCGACTCGGCGATCTCGATATCCTCGAATCGAGCTTTGCCCAAGGGCGACGATTCGATCTTGAAAAGAACAAAACCCTGCACCGCAAGACGGTCGATCGCGCCACCACCATGATGACATCCGACCAGATCGATGCATTCAACATCGATGGCGTACCGACCGAAATCAAAGAGCAGTTCGGCGACACACCCTTTGGCCGTGGGTGCCTGTGTGCGACGCAACTGATCGAAACCGGCGTACGCTGCGTGCAGGTAACGCTCAACGGCTGGGACACGCACGCGAACAATCACGAACTTCAATCGGCCAGGGCTGGTGATCTGGATGCCGCACTCAGCGCGACAATCAAGCACCTTAAGGAGCGTGATCGACTGGAAGACACGATCGTCCTTTGCGGCGGCGAGTTCGGCCGCACCCCTAAAATCAACCCAGCCGCAGGCCGCGATCACTGGCCGCACGGCTTTAGCGTGGCACTAGCCGGGGGCGGTATTCGCAAAGGGGTCGTCCTTGGCGAAACGGATCCCGAAGGAGAGAAGATCACGCCTGAAACAAAGCATGCCGTGCGTGTCGAGGACATCCACGCCACGATTCATCATGCCCTGGGCATTAACATCGATAAGGACTATCAAACGCCGATTGGCCGCCCGATGGCCATCTGCCAGGGGACGGCCATTTCGGAAATCATCGCCGACGCCTAA
- a CDS encoding DUF1549 domain-containing protein, whose protein sequence is MWLKNIAFIALATVVLASIANWLLSPPKVEAVDDPHVVVSDDFQATQEAVDAQFHEVWKARDLEPAPQADDLTIARRISLGLTGSIPSLEEIRLLENRPEEDRLAWWVNHLLEDRRYGDYMAERLSRAYVGTENGPFLIFRKRRFVTWLSDQLMSNRPYNELTQDLIAESGLWTDHPAVNFITATVDQDGTKEPDVARLAGRVTRAFLATRIDCVQCHDDNLGGDLKQTDFHELASFFSEAQNSFVGIMDQEGKSYEYKYLHAEEETTVPAQVPFNQHLLAESGGTLRDRLAGWVTHPENKPFARALVNRVWAVMTGRPLVEPVDNIPLNGSFESGNYPAGLDPLVDDFIAHNFDLKRLIRLIAATEAFQRDSRAEHQITAQHEQAWASYPVTRLRPEQIIGSINQASSLSTLNADSHVLTKLVTFGETNEFLKRYGDAGEDEFSMDGGTIPQRLLMMNGNLVSERTKQNFVRNAATRISQLSPDNKTGIETAFLCVLTRRPTEHELEHFVHRLESDEVKSNRTQDFEDIYWALMNCTEFAWNH, encoded by the coding sequence ATGTGGCTCAAGAATATTGCCTTTATCGCCCTGGCCACCGTCGTGCTGGCATCGATCGCCAACTGGCTGCTTTCGCCACCGAAGGTCGAAGCGGTCGATGATCCGCATGTTGTCGTGTCTGATGATTTCCAGGCAACTCAGGAAGCCGTCGACGCGCAGTTTCATGAAGTGTGGAAGGCCCGCGATTTGGAACCCGCACCCCAAGCCGATGACCTTACCATCGCCCGGCGTATCTCGCTGGGGCTAACTGGTTCGATTCCTTCGCTGGAAGAGATTCGCCTGCTTGAGAATCGCCCTGAGGAAGATCGCCTGGCCTGGTGGGTCAATCACCTGCTGGAAGATCGCCGCTATGGCGACTACATGGCCGAGCGTCTTTCGCGTGCATACGTCGGCACCGAGAACGGTCCTTTCTTGATTTTCCGCAAGCGGCGATTTGTCACATGGCTCAGCGATCAGTTGATGTCCAACCGCCCTTACAACGAGTTGACGCAAGACCTGATCGCCGAGTCGGGACTATGGACCGATCACCCCGCGGTCAACTTCATCACCGCCACGGTCGATCAGGATGGAACCAAAGAGCCGGATGTCGCGAGGCTGGCCGGTCGTGTGACGCGGGCTTTCCTGGCGACACGAATCGACTGCGTGCAATGTCACGACGACAACCTGGGGGGCGATCTGAAGCAAACCGACTTTCACGAACTGGCTTCGTTCTTTAGCGAAGCGCAAAACTCGTTCGTGGGAATCATGGACCAGGAAGGGAAGTCGTACGAGTACAAGTATCTGCATGCTGAAGAAGAAACAACCGTCCCGGCCCAGGTTCCCTTCAATCAGCATCTGCTGGCCGAATCAGGCGGCACACTGCGAGACCGCCTGGCCGGCTGGGTCACCCACCCCGAGAACAAACCGTTTGCCCGAGCACTCGTTAATCGCGTGTGGGCCGTAATGACGGGCCGCCCTCTGGTAGAGCCAGTGGACAACATTCCGCTCAACGGCAGTTTCGAGAGTGGCAATTACCCGGCTGGGCTCGACCCGCTGGTCGACGACTTCATCGCGCACAACTTCGACCTCAAACGACTGATTCGCCTGATCGCGGCGACGGAAGCCTTCCAGCGTGATAGTCGCGCCGAACATCAGATCACAGCCCAGCACGAACAGGCCTGGGCTTCCTATCCGGTAACGAGGCTGCGTCCCGAGCAGATCATCGGCAGCATCAATCAGGCATCCTCGCTTAGCACGCTCAATGCCGATAGCCACGTGCTGACGAAGCTGGTCACTTTTGGTGAAACAAACGAATTCCTTAAACGATACGGGGATGCTGGCGAAGACGAATTCAGCATGGATGGCGGCACCATCCCACAGCGTCTGTTGATGATGAACGGCAACCTGGTCAGCGAGCGGACGAAACAGAACTTTGTTCGTAACGCCGCTACGCGAATTTCTCAGCTCTCGCCCGACAACAAAACCGGTATAGAGACGGCCTTCCTGTGCGTACTGACACGGCGACCGACCGAACATGAGTTGGAACACTTCGTCCACCGACTGGAAAGTGACGAAGTGAAATCAAACCGTACCCAAGACTTCGAAGACATTTACTGGGCACTGATGAACTGTACCGAGTTCGCCTGGAATCACTAG
- a CDS encoding DUF4013 domain-containing protein, with protein MSVVNSTWHDETLVPSEDLSEEIIAPLGDMQEQSAGEALVEADSPPKKNVVWRIAHGLMSAWEWCFGVVSMIVILAFLATVPILNLMSLGYLLEVSGRIVRTGKFTQGFVGIRKAARIGSIVAGTWLMFLPLRLLSDAWQSAWLIDPQSVQTRNLWVVTMIATVAVSLHVAWACYRGGRLRHFLWPAPIKFFKTIFHGGMYAQAREGTLTFIKELHLWHYFSLGARGFVGTLLWLLVPVLWMIGARQINDPGAAFVVSLPGMFVFAFVLLYLPFLQARFAAENRFKALFEVRAIRGLFRQAPLAWWLALFTTLLFALPLYLLKIEMIDREIAWLPSLFFVVFIFPARMLSGWAVAVAKKREKPAHFVWRWMSRLAAIPVVVSYIFFMYLFLYISWRGADSLLEQHAFLVPVPFLGA; from the coding sequence ATGTCTGTGGTCAATTCAACCTGGCATGACGAAACGCTGGTTCCCTCCGAGGACCTGTCTGAGGAAATCATTGCCCCGCTTGGCGATATGCAGGAACAATCTGCAGGCGAAGCCCTGGTCGAGGCGGATTCGCCACCGAAAAAGAATGTCGTTTGGCGAATTGCCCACGGGCTGATGAGCGCCTGGGAGTGGTGCTTTGGCGTCGTCTCGATGATCGTTATTCTGGCGTTTCTGGCAACCGTCCCTATTTTGAACTTGATGAGCCTGGGTTACTTGCTGGAAGTGAGCGGGCGGATCGTTCGGACCGGCAAGTTCACGCAGGGGTTCGTAGGCATTCGCAAAGCGGCCCGCATCGGAAGTATCGTCGCCGGGACCTGGCTGATGTTTCTACCGCTGCGGCTGCTATCCGATGCGTGGCAAAGTGCCTGGCTGATCGATCCGCAAAGCGTTCAAACTCGGAACTTGTGGGTGGTTACGATGATCGCCACCGTGGCCGTGAGCCTGCACGTGGCGTGGGCATGTTACCGAGGGGGACGGCTGCGGCATTTCCTTTGGCCCGCTCCGATCAAGTTTTTCAAAACGATCTTCCACGGTGGGATGTATGCCCAGGCCCGGGAAGGAACGCTGACGTTCATCAAAGAACTACACCTTTGGCACTACTTTTCGCTGGGTGCCCGAGGGTTTGTCGGAACGCTGTTATGGCTGTTGGTGCCGGTGTTGTGGATGATAGGTGCTCGGCAGATTAACGATCCTGGTGCGGCGTTTGTCGTGAGCTTGCCAGGCATGTTCGTGTTTGCGTTCGTCCTTTTGTACTTGCCGTTTCTGCAAGCTCGCTTTGCTGCCGAGAATCGCTTCAAGGCGTTATTTGAAGTTCGGGCCATTCGCGGTTTGTTTCGTCAGGCACCCCTGGCATGGTGGCTGGCCCTGTTTACTACGCTGCTGTTTGCGTTGCCACTGTATTTGCTGAAGATCGAGATGATCGATCGCGAGATTGCCTGGCTGCCGAGCTTGTTCTTTGTGGTCTTCATCTTTCCGGCCCGGATGCTTTCTGGCTGGGCGGTTGCCGTGGCCAAGAAACGCGAGAAGCCAGCCCACTTCGTCTGGCGCTGGATGAGCCGCCTGGCGGCGATTCCCGTCGTGGTGTCTTACATCTTCTTCATGTACTTGTTTCTCTACATCTCGTGGCGCGGGGCCGATAGCCTGTTGGAGCAGCATGCGTTCCTGGTCCCGGTACCATTTTTGGGGGCCTAG
- a CDS encoding S41 family peptidase: MPRGNLIVICIAFVVAMICYQSAAQSRYAVMFQQGLRTISDYYVRPVEDEDLFNAAMEGLTAPLDQNSVYIAPPRYSNFRRELGQEFGGIGVHVDFDEETREMVIITPLAGAPAYEAGIQAGDIVLAIDGVDLNGEDFDKSLERLHGETGTPVTLTVKHIGQEDPVDITMTRANIMVESVMGDTHGDGGKWDFHLATNPKIGYIRVDSFGDRTAEDFEAALETIGSDAEGLIIDMRGNAGGYLTAAIHMVDMFLDEGDIVTTRTRNNRIRDVYEASAGGTMVPKNLPVVVMVNRFSASASEIFAAALQDHDRAIVVGERSFGKGTVQSIFPLDGDRRAMKITTATYWRPNGSNIHRFPDSKEEDDWGVSPDEGRELELDDQTLTKVIKARRLHDIDRTNFSNPDEATQREISEAEQELLDFEDPQLQLAIEAIEEARK, encoded by the coding sequence ATGCCGCGTGGAAACCTGATCGTGATTTGTATCGCCTTTGTCGTGGCGATGATTTGTTATCAGTCCGCGGCTCAATCACGCTATGCGGTGATGTTTCAGCAGGGACTGCGGACGATCTCGGATTACTATGTGCGTCCGGTCGAGGATGAAGACCTTTTCAACGCCGCCATGGAAGGGCTGACCGCGCCGCTGGATCAGAACTCGGTCTACATTGCGCCACCTCGCTATTCCAATTTCCGCCGCGAACTTGGCCAGGAATTCGGTGGTATTGGCGTGCATGTCGATTTCGATGAAGAAACCCGCGAAATGGTGATCATCACGCCACTAGCCGGGGCTCCTGCTTACGAGGCAGGGATTCAGGCCGGAGATATCGTTCTGGCGATTGACGGAGTCGACCTGAATGGGGAAGACTTTGACAAGTCGCTGGAACGCTTGCACGGCGAGACTGGCACGCCGGTAACGTTAACCGTGAAGCACATTGGCCAGGAAGACCCGGTCGATATTACCATGACCCGGGCCAATATCATGGTCGAATCGGTCATGGGGGATACACACGGCGATGGGGGGAAGTGGGATTTCCATCTCGCCACCAACCCAAAGATTGGCTACATCCGCGTCGACTCGTTTGGGGACCGCACCGCCGAGGATTTTGAAGCCGCTCTCGAAACGATCGGCAGTGACGCCGAAGGGTTGATCATCGACATGCGAGGCAACGCCGGGGGCTACTTGACGGCGGCGATTCATATGGTCGACATGTTCCTCGACGAAGGGGATATTGTCACAACCCGTACCCGCAACAACCGCATTCGCGACGTCTACGAGGCATCGGCTGGTGGAACGATGGTACCTAAGAACCTGCCGGTGGTGGTGATGGTGAACCGGTTCAGTGCCAGCGCGAGCGAGATCTTTGCGGCTGCCTTGCAAGATCACGACCGCGCGATCGTGGTCGGCGAACGTTCCTTCGGTAAAGGCACCGTACAAAGTATCTTCCCGCTCGATGGGGATCGTCGGGCCATGAAAATCACCACGGCCACCTATTGGCGACCCAACGGCAGCAATATTCATCGTTTTCCCGATTCCAAGGAAGAAGACGACTGGGGCGTAAGCCCGGACGAGGGACGCGAACTGGAACTGGACGACCAGACGTTGACGAAAGTCATCAAAGCGAGGCGTTTGCACGACATCGACCGGACCAACTTCTCGAATCCGGATGAGGCCACCCAGCGAGAAATCTCGGAAGCCGAACAAGAGCTTCTCGACTTTGAAGATCCCCAGTTACAGCTGGCGATCGAAGCGATTGAAGAAGCGCGGAAGTAG
- a CDS encoding histone deacetylase: MTSLLYYHDRYLQHLTGKHPECPLRLTTCATQLRDKKIWEKWTAPTFETATTEHAKLVHDREMIDRTRELASRGGGHLDADTIVSPESYKVALLASGAAIDATRKVVQGEAANAFCMIRPPGHHATADKAMGFCLLNNIAIAATVALRELEVPRILIVDWDVHHGNGTQDIFWRDENVAFFSMHRYPFYPGSGDRDAIGEGPGKGYTWNLPIPYGTDRMATLTMFEYQLQEFAERVQPDLVMISAGFDAHKDDPVGDLGLETEDFATLTKIVQEVADAWCGGRIVSMLEGGYNPPRLADSIEVHLRELAKAAAKNNP; encoded by the coding sequence ATGACCAGCCTGCTTTATTACCACGATCGCTATCTTCAGCACCTCACCGGCAAACATCCGGAATGTCCGTTGCGTCTGACGACCTGCGCGACGCAGCTTCGCGACAAAAAAATTTGGGAAAAATGGACCGCTCCAACCTTCGAGACAGCCACCACCGAGCACGCCAAACTAGTTCACGACCGCGAGATGATCGATCGGACACGTGAGCTGGCAAGCCGCGGCGGGGGGCACCTCGATGCCGATACGATTGTTTCGCCCGAATCGTACAAGGTCGCTTTGTTGGCGTCTGGTGCGGCGATTGATGCCACCCGAAAGGTCGTGCAGGGGGAAGCGGCCAACGCGTTTTGCATGATTAGGCCGCCAGGGCATCACGCCACAGCCGACAAGGCGATGGGGTTTTGCCTGCTTAATAACATCGCCATCGCGGCGACTGTAGCGTTACGGGAACTGGAAGTCCCCAGGATCTTGATCGTCGACTGGGACGTTCATCATGGGAACGGTACGCAAGACATTTTCTGGCGCGACGAGAACGTGGCGTTCTTTTCCATGCATCGCTATCCCTTCTACCCGGGATCGGGCGATCGGGATGCGATTGGCGAAGGGCCTGGTAAGGGCTACACGTGGAATCTGCCCATTCCGTACGGGACCGATCGCATGGCTACGCTCACGATGTTCGAGTACCAGTTACAGGAGTTCGCCGAACGGGTTCAGCCAGACCTGGTAATGATTAGCGCCGGCTTTGATGCCCACAAGGACGATCCCGTCGGTGACTTGGGTCTCGAAACCGAAGACTTCGCCACGTTGACCAAAATCGTCCAGGAAGTGGCTGATGCCTGGTGCGGCGGGCGCATCGTCAGCATGCTTGAAGGGGGATACAACCCGCCGAGGCTCGCCGATTCGATCGAAGTTCACCTTCGTGAATTAGCCAAGGCCGCGGCGAAGAATAATCCATAG